GATTATGTTTCATCGTAAATTCAAGCTCTAATTCAGCAATTCGATTTAAGTTTTTGGATCCCGAAAACCCATACTACATAAAGTTCCCAGGAGAAAAATTAAACTACACGTTATTTAATCTTAATCGGACATATGATAATTATCTGGGAATCCATATAGAAACGATAACAACTCGTACTTACATGGCGCCAGCACTTTGGTTAATATATCCTTATCATAAAAATGCCGAACCAAATTTCCAAGTTAATGGTTCTTTAAGGCTTATGAAGGGGGACATATCCTATATACACTTCATTTTAGTTACAGGGGACAAAAACTTTTTTGCTTACAACTTAATCTCAAATAAAACAAAAAAAATGGGTGAAACTATTAATTTTTATGTGAATGCCCACAATAAAACCATAAACGGGCAAACCTTTTCTGAAAGATTCGAAAAACAATTATCATATTTAATGTTGGCAATAGGTTTGAATGCTACAAAATTAAACAATGAAACAATTTCTGCTGAAGTAGCCATAGGAACTATTCAAATCAAAAATGGGAATAGTATAACAAAAATAATCCCGAAAGTTTCTGATGCCTACCAAGTAAGCTATAGTCTATACATTTTCCACAAGTTCCACGCAACACCAATCTATGAAATATCAGTTTTAACTCTTATTTTCTTAGTTATTGCCGCGGGCATAATGCTTGCACGGATAACTGGCTTCAAAATTGAGTTAAGAACAATTCTAAAACCATTGGTGACTACCGAAGCGATATCAGATCCTCGTCCAAAGACGTATTTAGCGAGATTATTTCATAAGCCACGTTATGATCAATTAGTGGAGCTGTTGCTTCAATTTGTTGGAAGAAAAATTTCAGTCTTAATAGATGTTGGATGTGGTAGAGGAGCACTTTATGAGTTCCTTAAGAAAAATGGTATTAATACGGAATTTTACATCGGATGTGACATCGATAAGGAAACCTTAAAAGAAGCTGGTAATATTGAACGCGTTTTATGTGATGTTCAACATTTACCCTTCAAGAAAAATGCTGGAGAAGTTATCATCTGCAGCGAGGTTTTAGAGCATACAGCCAATCCCAATTTAGGTTTTAGTGAATTATTAAACGCTTCTCAACGATGGATTTTTATAACCTTCCCAGAAGAAAGACTAAAAAACGCCTTAGGATTTAGGTATTTTGAACATATCTCCGAACCGAATGCTAAGGAATTTAAAAACTTAGCAGAAAAGAAAGAATTTAGATTAATAAAGATTAACAAAAAATATTTCATATTTCCCCCAAGTGTTTTTGACAAGTTAGGGTTAAGCTATACAGCATTTTACCGTCTGCCAGTAGAATTATTCTTC
The sequence above is drawn from the Candidatus Bathyarchaeota archaeon genome and encodes:
- a CDS encoding methyltransferase domain-containing protein → MDPENPYYIKFPGEKLNYTLFNLNRTYDNYLGIHIETITTRTYMAPALWLIYPYHKNAEPNFQVNGSLRLMKGDISYIHFILVTGDKNFFAYNLISNKTKKMGETINFYVNAHNKTINGQTFSERFEKQLSYLMLAIGLNATKLNNETISAEVAIGTIQIKNGNSITKIIPKVSDAYQVSYSLYIFHKFHATPIYEISVLTLIFLVIAAGIMLARITGFKIELRTILKPLVTTEAISDPRPKTYLARLFHKPRYDQLVELLLQFVGRKISVLIDVGCGRGALYEFLKKNGINTEFYIGCDIDKETLKEAGNIERVLCDVQHLPFKKNAGEVIICSEVLEHTANPNLGFSELLNASQRWIFITFPEERLKNALGFRYFEHISEPNAKEFKNLAEKKEFRLIKINKKYFIFPPSVFDKLGLSYTAFYRLPVELFFQGFSEIFRPFAMMKTVILVFLKNGKKC